From Desulfovibrio intestinalis, one genomic window encodes:
- a CDS encoding lysophospholipid acyltransferase family protein: MHRFVEGAFAQKFLTGNTYASHDARVGLFTRLFPSISFYSRLFGGPLRWLCSKAAKGQCDDAAWVHASVWVSELMERIGCPIEVQGMDAINEVDGPCLFVANHMSTLETFMLPGMIRPRRPVTFVVKKSLTTMPLFGPVMCSRDPIVVGRTNPREDLTAVLEGGLERLKKGISIIVFPQSTRSLVFDQSHFNSIGVKLARKAGVPVVPIALKTDAWGQGRKIKELGPVKPGMPVRYSFAKPMYIQGQGKEEHAAICQHIACYLEGWQQHDGINATVPS; the protein is encoded by the coding sequence ATGCATCGTTTTGTTGAAGGCGCTTTTGCGCAAAAATTTCTTACGGGTAACACCTATGCGAGCCATGACGCGCGCGTGGGCTTATTCACCCGCCTATTCCCTTCCATCAGTTTTTATAGCCGCCTGTTTGGTGGGCCTTTGCGCTGGTTGTGCTCCAAAGCTGCCAAGGGGCAATGTGATGACGCTGCCTGGGTACACGCCAGTGTGTGGGTTTCTGAGTTGATGGAGCGCATTGGCTGCCCTATTGAAGTACAGGGTATGGATGCCATCAATGAGGTGGATGGACCTTGCCTCTTTGTGGCCAACCATATGAGCACGCTGGAAACATTTATGTTGCCGGGCATGATACGGCCAAGGAGGCCCGTAACCTTTGTTGTTAAAAAAAGCTTAACGACCATGCCTCTTTTTGGACCTGTCATGTGTTCGCGTGACCCCATAGTTGTGGGGCGTACCAATCCTCGAGAAGATTTGACTGCTGTTCTTGAGGGTGGCCTTGAGCGACTCAAAAAAGGGATATCCATCATTGTTTTTCCCCAAAGTACGCGGTCGCTGGTCTTTGACCAGAGTCACTTCAACTCCATTGGTGTCAAGCTTGCCCGTAAGGCAGGGGTGCCAGTGGTTCCTATTGCCCTGAAAACAGACGCATGGGGACAGGGCCGAAAGATAAAAGAACTGGGGCCTGTAAAGCCAGGCATGCCTGTGCGCTACTCTTTCGCCAAACCTATGTATATTCAGGGGCAAGGCAAAGAAGAGCACGCGGCTATCTGTCAGCACATCGCGTGCTACCTTGAAGGCTGGCAGCAACATGATGGAATTAACGCCACGGTGCCCAGTTAA
- a CDS encoding replication-associated recombination protein A, whose product MTVNKPLPERMRPDDLALFLGQTHLGGRLRSLMQAQRLPSLLFFGPPGCGKSTLALLLAKSTGKNFLRLSAPEAGLQHLRRSLSGVDILVLDELHRFSKAQQDFFLPLVESGELTLLATTTENPSFSVTRQLLSRLHVLRLRPLGRAELLELAKRGAADLQTEMSEELADLLAGVAHGDARTLLNLVEYVAALPADLRELEHIKAALPEVLVRHDKDGDNHYELASALIKSIRGSDVDAALYYLACLLEGGEDPRFICRRLILSASEDIGLADPNALPLAVSCQQAVEFVGMPEGFIPLAETVTYLAMARKSNASYAAYLNAQREIKLNGPRPVPLHLRNPSTQLQKEWGYGKEYKYPHNYPDSWIEQSYLPPELEGRRFYQPRDNGEEPRLSQWWRKLHKIKKTED is encoded by the coding sequence ATGACGGTGAACAAGCCCCTGCCCGAGCGTATGCGCCCGGATGATTTGGCTCTCTTTCTAGGCCAAACCCATCTGGGTGGGCGGCTGCGTTCACTCATGCAAGCGCAGCGTTTGCCGAGTCTTCTTTTTTTTGGCCCTCCTGGCTGTGGCAAGTCCACTCTTGCCTTATTGCTGGCGAAATCAACTGGCAAAAATTTTTTACGTCTCAGCGCCCCTGAAGCTGGCTTGCAACACCTGCGCCGTTCACTTTCTGGCGTAGACATTCTAGTGCTGGATGAATTGCACCGCTTTTCCAAGGCGCAACAGGATTTTTTTCTGCCCCTTGTCGAATCAGGCGAATTGACCCTGCTGGCAACGACTACGGAGAACCCTTCTTTCAGTGTCACACGGCAGCTGCTTTCACGGCTTCATGTATTGCGGTTGCGGCCTCTGGGGCGTGCGGAACTTCTTGAACTGGCAAAACGTGGCGCTGCAGATTTGCAGACAGAAATGTCCGAGGAACTGGCAGATTTGCTCGCTGGCGTTGCTCACGGCGATGCCCGCACTTTGCTGAATCTTGTGGAATACGTTGCCGCCTTGCCCGCGGATTTGCGTGAGCTTGAGCATATTAAGGCTGCCCTGCCGGAAGTGCTGGTACGTCATGACAAGGATGGCGACAATCACTACGAACTGGCGTCAGCTCTTATTAAGTCCATTCGTGGCAGCGACGTTGACGCCGCCCTTTACTACCTTGCCTGCCTGCTTGAGGGCGGTGAAGATCCTCGTTTTATCTGCCGGCGTCTTATTCTTTCGGCTTCGGAAGATATTGGTTTGGCCGACCCCAATGCGCTGCCCCTGGCCGTTTCGTGCCAGCAGGCCGTGGAGTTCGTGGGCATGCCGGAGGGCTTTATTCCCTTGGCAGAAACCGTGACGTATCTTGCAATGGCCCGCAAAAGTAACGCGTCGTATGCGGCGTATCTCAACGCTCAACGAGAAATCAAACTAAACGGGCCACGCCCTGTGCCCTTGCACCTGCGCAATCCTTCAACACAACTGCAAAAAGAATGGGGATACGGCAAAGAATACAAGTATCCCCACAACTATCCAGATTCTTGGATCGAACAGTCTTATTTGCCGCCAGAGCTGGAAGGACGCCGCTTCTATCAGCCCCGCGACAACGGTGAAGAGCCTCGCCTTTCTCAGTGGTGGCGCAAATTGCATAAAATCAAAAAAACGGAAGACTAG
- a CDS encoding 16S rRNA (uracil(1498)-N(3))-methyltransferase has translation MSLALFYLPPELWGHEVRLEGQEARHLSQVLRIAPGSEVGLLDGQGRQGRFVVRKVGKKNVDLERVDENFQSQPEARAIVALAFSKAVRRGFFMEKAVELGASGIWLWQGDHSQGSLSASVQEACLGQLIAGAKQCGNPWLPEVKILKGGVDDLAKYAANADYRILPWEAQDNVPMLSPNMAGQPGLTVYVIGPEGGFSARELDTLRVSGFSAVSLGTRVLRCETAATLCLGIHWWASQLPKASLPGTERS, from the coding sequence ATGAGTTTGGCTTTATTTTATCTTCCCCCTGAACTGTGGGGACATGAGGTGCGGCTTGAAGGTCAGGAAGCCCGTCACCTGAGTCAGGTTTTGCGGATTGCCCCTGGCAGCGAAGTGGGACTTCTGGATGGTCAGGGGCGGCAGGGCCGTTTTGTTGTGCGTAAGGTTGGCAAAAAAAATGTCGACCTAGAACGTGTGGACGAAAATTTTCAGTCTCAGCCCGAAGCCCGCGCGATAGTGGCTCTTGCTTTCAGCAAGGCCGTGCGACGGGGCTTTTTTATGGAAAAAGCTGTGGAACTGGGAGCCTCCGGCATATGGTTGTGGCAAGGCGATCACAGTCAGGGCAGCCTTTCCGCCTCTGTGCAGGAGGCCTGTCTCGGGCAGCTCATTGCCGGAGCCAAGCAGTGTGGCAACCCCTGGTTGCCTGAGGTGAAGATACTTAAAGGCGGAGTGGACGATCTCGCCAAGTATGCAGCCAATGCAGACTATCGCATCTTGCCGTGGGAAGCCCAGGACAATGTACCCATGCTTTCACCCAATATGGCAGGACAACCCGGCCTGACCGTATATGTTATCGGCCCCGAAGGCGGCTTTTCTGCTCGTGAACTGGATACTCTCAGAGTGTCAGGTTTTTCTGCTGTGAGCCTGGGGACTCGTGTGTTGCGCTGTGAAACAGCGGCAACCCTTTGTCTTGGCATTCACTGGTGGGCGTCACAGTTGCCAAAGGCTTCTCTTCCCGGGACGGAGCGTTCATGA